One window of Perca flavescens isolate YP-PL-M2 chromosome 6, PFLA_1.0, whole genome shotgun sequence genomic DNA carries:
- the gapdh gene encoding glyceraldehyde-3-phosphate dehydrogenase, producing the protein MVKVGINGFGRIGRLVTRAAFTSKKVEIVAINDPFIDLEYMVYMFKYDSTHGRFHGEVKVEGDKLVIDGHKITVFHERDPANIKWGDAGAQYVVESTGVFTTIEKASAHLKGGAKRVIISAPSADAPMFVMGVNHEKYDNSLKVVSNASCTTNCLAPLAKVINDNFVIIEGLMSTVHAITATQKTVDGPSGKLWRDGRGASQNIIPASTGAAKAVGKVIPELNGKLTGMAFRVPTPNVSVVDLTVRLEKPAKYEDIKKVVKAAADGPMKGILGYTEHQVVSTDFNGDARSSIFDAGAGIALNDHFVKLVTWYDNEFGYSNRVCDLMAHMSTKE; encoded by the exons ATGGTGAAAGTTGGAATCAATGG ATTTGGCCGCATCGGGCGTCTGGTGACCCGTGCTGCTTTCACCTCCAAAAAGGTTGAGATTGTGGCAATCAATGACCCTTTCATCGACCTGGAGTACATG GTCTACATGTTCAAGTATGACTCCACCCACGGCCGCTTCCATGGTGAGGTCAAGGTTGAGGGAGACAAGCTGGTCATCGATGGACACAAAATCACTGTTTTCCATGA GAGGGACCCCGCTAACATCAAATGGGGGGATGCTGGAGCCCAGTACGTGGTTGAGTCCACTGGTGTGTTCACGACCATTGAGAAGGCCTCT GCTCACTTGAAGGGTGGTGCCAAGAGAGTCATCATCTCTGCACCCAGCGCTGACGCTCCCATGTTCGTCATGGGCGTCAACCACGAGAAGTATGACAACTCCCTCAAGGTTGTTAG CAACGCTTCCTGCACAACCAACTGCCTGGCCCCCTTGGCCAAGGTCATTAACGACAACTTCGTCATCATTGAGGGCCTGATG AGCACAGTTCATGCCATCACTGCCACCCAGAAGACTGTGGACGGACCCTCTGGCAAGCTGTGGAGGGACGGCCGTGGTGCCAGCCAGAACATCATTCCCGCCTCTACTGGTGCTGCTAAAGCTGTCGGCAAAGTCATCCCTGAGCTCAACGG CAAGCTGACTGGCATGGCCTTCCGTGTCCCCACCCCCAACGTGTCCGTGGTTGACCTGACAGTCCGTCTGGAGAAACCC GCCAAATACGAAGACATCAAGAAGGTTGTGAAGGCCGCAGCTGATGGACCCATGAAGGGCATTCTGGGATACACAGAGCACCAG GTTGTCTCCACAGACTTCAACGGTGACGCCCGCTCCTCCATCTTTGATGCTGGTGCTGGCATCGCCCTCAATGACCACTTTGTCAAGCTGGTCACATG GTACGACAACGAGTTTGGGTACAGCAACCGTGTCTGCGACCTGATGGCCCACATGTCTACCAAGGAGTAA
- the nppcl gene encoding C-type natriuretic peptide-like, translating into MLRPVLLCATLLLLTPLEITEARSLHPSPDVVEFMEQFLERYNELLTLDDLENLLNSQPEEQSSFSPGVKAAEYPKGADAQTQAETPWLRLLKGALANQKRAEPDRSRRGWNRGCFGLKLDRIGSMSGLGC; encoded by the exons CCACTCTGCTCCTCCTGACACCTCTGGAGATTACGGAGGCTCGCTCTCTGCACCCTTCTCCTGATGTTGTGGAG TTTATGGAGCAGTTTCTGGAACGCTACAATGAGCTTTTGACCCTCGACGACCTGGAGAACCTGTTGAACAGCCAACCAGAGGAGCAGTCCAGCTTCTCCCCGGGGGTCAAAGCGGCCGAGTACCCCAAAGGGGCTGACGCACAAACCCAGGCTGAGACCCCCTGGCTGCGCCTGCTGAAGGGGGCTCTGGCCAATCAGAAGCGAGCGGAGCCGGACCGGTCACGGAGGGGATGGAACCGAGGATGCTTTGGGCTGAAACTGGATCGGATCGGGTCCATGAGTGGACTGGGCTGTTAG